Proteins co-encoded in one Ornithorhynchus anatinus isolate Pmale09 chromosome 14, mOrnAna1.pri.v4, whole genome shotgun sequence genomic window:
- the LOC100086809 gene encoding cytochrome P450 2D14: MGLGPGRRSQLLSWDNLAQLGIFLVVFLLLLDFQKRRKRWRGYPPGPSSLPFVGNLLQIDFHQPHLCFDRLREKFGDVFSLQFSWTNVVVLNGLAAVKEALVQRSEETAGRPPLVTYDHLGFGPNSEGLVLAQYGQAWKEQRRFSLSTMRNFGLGKKSLEQWVTEEASFLCSAFSSEEGRPFNPHFLLRGAVSNVISSLTFGDRLEYDDQTLQKLLDLLDQSLKEEEGILPQILNAVPWLVTIPGLPQRIFRAQKAFITLLDTFIEEHKKTRDPALPRDLTDAYLEQVDQAKDDPGSSFNDRNIRIVVTDLFTAGTETTSTTLKWALLFMLLHPDVQSRVQVEIDQVIGRDRRPTMADQAKMPFTNAVIHECQRLGDIIPIGLPHLTLRDTQVQGFFIPEGTYLILNLSSVLKDDTVWEKPHQFYPEHFLDRDGRFVKPEAFLPFSAGRRVCLGEPLARMELFLFFTCLLQRFTFRLPEDRPRPSLRGHFALTLVPQPYQLQALLR, from the exons ATGGGGCTCGGCCCGGGGCGCCGGTCCCAGCTCTTGTCCTGGGACAACCTGGCCCAGCTGGGCATCTTCCTCGTGgtcttcctcttgctcctggACTTCCAGAAGCGAAGGAAGAGGTGGCGCGGGTACCCGCCCGgccccagctccctgcccttcGTCGGGAACCTGCTGCAGATCGATTTCCACCAGCCCCATCTCTGCTTCGACCGG CTGCGGGAGAAGTTCGGCGACGTCTTCAGCCTCCAGTTCTCCTGGACCAACGTGGTGGTGCTCAACGGCCTCGCCGCGGTGAAGGAGGCGCTGGTGCAGAGGTCCGAGGAGACGGCCGGGAGGCCGCCACTAGTCACCTATGATCACCTGGGCTTCGGGCCCAACTCGGAAG GACTGGTGTTGGCCCAGtacgggcaggcctggaaggagcaAAGGAGGTTTTCTCTCTCCACCATGAGGAACTTCGGACTAGGGAAGAAGTCCCTGGAGCAGTGGGTGACGGAGGAAGCCAGCTTCCTCTGCTCGGCCTTCAGCTCTGAAGAAG GCCGCCCCTTCAACCCGCACTTCCTCCTGCGTGGCGCGGTCAGCAACGTCATCTCGTCGCTCACCTTCGGCGACCGCTTAGAGTACGACGACCAGACGCTCCAGAAGCTGCTGGACCTCCTGGACCAGagcctgaaggaggaggagggcatccTGCCCCAG ATCCTCAATGCCGTCCCGTGGCTGGTGACCATCCCCGGCCTGCCTCAGAGAATCTTCCGGGCCCAGAAGGCTTTCATAACCCTCCTGGACACCTTCATCGAGGAGCACAAGAAGACTAGGGACCCGGCCCTGCCCAGGGACCTGACGGACGCTTACCTGGAGCAGGTGGACCAG GCCAAGGACGATCCCGGGAGCAGCTTCAACGACCGGAACATCCGCATAGTCGTGACGGATCTCTTCACCGCCGGCACAGAGACCACCTCCACCACCTTAAAGTGGGCCCTACTGTTTATGCTCCTCCACCCAGACGTCCAGA GCCGAGTCCAGGTGGAGATCGACCAGGTGATCGGCAGGGACAGGAGGCCGACCATGGCGGACCAAGCCAAGATGCCTTTCACCAATGCGGTCATCCACGAGTGCCAGCGCTTGGGGGACATCATTCCCATCGGGCTGCCCCACCTGACCCTCCGGGATACGCAGGTCCAGGGCTTCTTCATCCCCGAG GGGACCTATCTGATCCTCAACCTGTCCTCCGTGCTGAAGGACGACACGGTCTGGGAGAAGCCACACCAGTTCTATCCAGAGCATTTTCTGGACCGGGACGGCCGGTTCGTGAAGCCAGAGGCCTTCCTGCCTTTCTCTGCAG GTCGCCGCGTGTGCCTGGGGGAGCCACTGGCCCGGATGgagctcttcctcttcttcacctGCCTCCTGCAGCGCTTCACCTTCCGCCTGCCCGAAGACCGGCCCAGGCCCTCGCTGCGAGGCCACTTCGCCCTGACCCTTGTCCCGCAGCCCTACCAACTCCAAGCCCTCCTCAGATAG